The Chryseolinea soli genome contains a region encoding:
- a CDS encoding response regulator, producing MRKKVLYVEDDAINALVMKKLLGTHYDVSHTPDGETCLALLAAEPFDMILMDINLGHGQMNGVEILHAIKGNPSTAGITVIAVTSYALPEDEARFLQEGFSDYLAKPVDRKLLLDTLHQYLG from the coding sequence ATGAGAAAAAAGGTCCTGTATGTCGAGGATGACGCCATCAATGCCCTGGTGATGAAAAAATTGCTGGGCACGCACTACGATGTGAGTCACACGCCCGACGGCGAGACCTGCCTGGCCTTGCTCGCTGCCGAGCCCTTCGATATGATCCTGATGGACATCAACCTGGGCCATGGACAAATGAACGGCGTGGAGATCCTCCATGCCATAAAAGGCAATCCCTCCACCGCTGGCATAACCGTCATCGCCGTCACCTCCTACGCCCTACCCGAAGACGAGGCGCGATTCCTGCAGGAAGGGTTTAGCGACTATTTGGCCAAGCCCGTGGATCGGAAATTGTTGCTCGATACCCTTCATCAATATTTGGGATAG
- a CDS encoding sensor histidine kinase — translation MNFLREYFIGDYLRSEPDVLKQASIRLVFNIVFLSVLCMVIVFFVYLAEGFHYQLIKTIVLIVLFTSALFYIRAVRSITIISHVLVLVSWANDVINIYLFDDFTFFIAMIAICNIIFAFHTLGSKAGIFYSLLHFIPIFIHQFGKYSGYQMGSRTPQQLAFLEVMVTLFIVSLIICYMVYHYHRAFEVAKSSIRRSVEDLQKAKELAEEMNRLKTNFLSNMSHEIRTPINGILGISQVIEMETDNEEIRHYVQLQQQSGRRLLNTITSILELSRIEAERRQLALNVIDVNKLVRDCMNSLESLAKNKGLQFTFYPYHELLQCLSDETMLYQVVNNVVGNAIKFTNKGKVQVYTERIKTKIHIRVSDTGIGISEEFLPRVFNSFEQESSGRSRHFEGSGLGLSISRKYIELLGGEILVQSVKDQGSQFEIVLPSYKKS, via the coding sequence ACTATCTCCGATCCGAGCCGGACGTGCTGAAACAGGCCAGCATCCGGCTGGTGTTCAACATTGTCTTTCTTTCCGTGCTCTGCATGGTGATCGTCTTTTTTGTCTACCTGGCAGAAGGCTTTCACTACCAGCTCATCAAAACCATTGTGCTGATCGTCCTTTTCACGTCGGCATTATTTTATATCCGTGCCGTCCGCTCCATCACGATCATTTCCCACGTGTTGGTGCTCGTCTCTTGGGCCAATGACGTCATCAATATTTACCTGTTTGATGACTTCACATTTTTCATTGCGATGATCGCCATCTGCAATATCATTTTTGCATTTCACACGCTGGGGAGTAAAGCCGGCATCTTTTATTCATTGTTACATTTCATTCCCATCTTTATCCACCAGTTCGGAAAATACAGTGGCTACCAAATGGGTTCGCGCACGCCCCAGCAGTTGGCCTTTCTGGAGGTGATGGTCACCTTGTTCATCGTTTCCCTGATCATTTGCTATATGGTGTACCACTACCACCGCGCATTCGAAGTGGCCAAGAGCAGCATCCGCCGGTCCGTGGAGGATCTGCAAAAAGCAAAGGAACTGGCCGAGGAAATGAATCGTCTGAAAACGAATTTTCTCTCCAACATGTCGCATGAGATCCGCACGCCCATCAATGGCATACTCGGCATCAGCCAGGTGATCGAAATGGAAACGGACAACGAGGAGATCCGTCACTATGTGCAGTTGCAACAGCAAAGTGGTCGCCGCCTGTTGAACACCATCACCAGCATTCTGGAGCTTTCGCGCATCGAAGCCGAGCGAAGACAGCTTGCGCTGAACGTGATCGACGTAAACAAACTGGTACGCGATTGCATGAACTCGCTGGAATCTCTGGCGAAGAACAAGGGATTGCAATTTACGTTCTATCCCTACCACGAATTATTACAATGTCTCTCCGACGAGACCATGCTGTACCAGGTGGTCAACAACGTGGTGGGCAACGCCATCAAGTTTACAAACAAAGGCAAAGTCCAGGTCTACACCGAACGCATCAAAACGAAGATCCACATCCGCGTCAGCGATACGGGCATCGGGATCTCGGAGGAATTTTTGCCGCGTGTTTTTAACTCTTTTGAACAGGAAAGCTCCGGTCGCAGCCGTCATTTTGAAGGCTCGGGGTTGGGTCTTTCCATCTCGCGCAAGTACATCGAACTGCTGGGGGGCGAGATCCTCGTGCAATCGGTAAAAGACCAGGGCAGCCAGTTCGAGATCGTTTTACCATCCTATAAAAAATCATGA